From the genome of Bubalus bubalis isolate 160015118507 breed Murrah chromosome 2, NDDB_SH_1, whole genome shotgun sequence, one region includes:
- the NXPH2 gene encoding neurexophilin-2 → MRLRPLPLVVVPGLLQLLFCDSEKVVHATEGLDWEDKDATGTLVGNVVHSRIINPLRLFVKQSPVPKPGHLAYADSMENFWDWLANITEVQEPLARTKRRPIVKTGKFKKMFGWGDFHSNIKTVKLNLLITGKIVDHGNGTFSVYFRHNSTGLGNVSVSLVPPSKVVEFEVSPQSTLETKESKSFNCRIEYEKTDRAKKTALCNFDPSKICYQEQTQSHVSWLCSKPFKVICIYIAFYSVDYKLVQKVCPDYNYHSETPYLSSG, encoded by the coding sequence CTGTTTTGTGACAGTGAGAAGGTGGTGCATGCCACGGAGggactggattgggaagataaaGATGCCACAGGGACCCTGGTGGGTAACGTGGTGCACTCGCGAATCATCAACCCTCTGCGCCTGTTTGTTAAACAGTCTCCAGTCCCCAAGCCTGGACACTTGGCCTATGCGGACAGCATGGAGAACTTTTGGGATTGGTTGGCCAACATCACGGAAGTTCAGGAGCCGTTGGCAAGAACTAAAAGGAGGCCAATAGTGAAAAcaggaaaatttaagaaaatgtttggaTGGGGTGACTTCCATTCCAACATTAAAACTGTGAAACTCAACCTCCTCATCACAGGGAAAATCGTTGACCATGGAAATGGAACCTTCAGTGTTTATTTCCGACATAATTCCACCGGCCTGGGCAACGTTTCAGTGAGTTTGGTACCCCCCTCCAAAGTGGTGGAGTTTGAAGTTTCCCCTCAGTCTACCTTGGAGACCAAGGAATCCAAATCTTTCAACTGTCGCATTGAGTATGAAAAAACAGATCGGGCCAAGAAGACCGCCCTGTGCAATTTTGACCCATCCAAGATCTGCTACCAGGAGCAGACTCAGAGCCATGTATCCTGGTTGTGTTCCAAGCCCTTCAAGGTCATTTGCATCTACATTGCCTTTTACAGTGTTGATTATAAACTTGTGCAAAAGGTCTGTCCTGACTACAATTACCATAGCGAGACTCCCTACTTATCTTCTGGCTGA